The following coding sequences lie in one Myxococcus xanthus genomic window:
- a CDS encoding trypsin-like peptidase domain-containing protein, with amino-acid sequence MRVHARGVAVGVLLSLVACRKDAEEPPPSTVTSAPKPAEPPPLPTGRAVALASVAPLVASVSPAVVNVEVRLGAPTPGESKDTPWGGDGPSPFGGLPFDGPPFGDAPEDPLSPFEAPSPFAPPVREGIGSGFIIDARGLVLTNHHLVEGAEAIQVQLADGRDLEARVLGSDPLTDVAVLQLERLDGGKPLPVVRLGDSDALRVGDWVLAIGNPFGLTSSTSLGILAAKERDIAAGPFDDFLQTDAAINPGNSGGPLFNLNGEVVGINTAIAGQGSGIGFAVPSNLVKSLLPQLEKKGTVTRGWLGLMVQDMTPDLGEALGAPVQEGAVVTDVTAETAAARAGLRPDDIIVAADGQPIDSAGALTRLVALKPPGAELTLALYRDAKKRDVKATLGTRPDLEGVAEKEPAVGGSQRPAEHRVGLSLMDMDPALAESQELPPSGALVTEVAPASMAEHAGMLPGMVVVEAANKPVRGAKDVVTALRKTKPGKSVLLRVALPGGALELRALTVPEE; translated from the coding sequence ATGAGGGTACACGCGCGCGGGGTGGCGGTAGGGGTGCTGCTGAGCCTGGTGGCCTGCCGGAAGGACGCGGAGGAGCCGCCTCCTTCCACGGTGACCTCCGCGCCGAAGCCGGCCGAGCCTCCCCCGCTGCCCACCGGACGCGCCGTGGCGCTCGCCTCCGTCGCGCCCCTGGTGGCATCCGTGAGTCCGGCCGTCGTCAACGTGGAGGTGCGCCTGGGCGCGCCCACGCCCGGCGAATCGAAGGACACGCCCTGGGGTGGTGACGGTCCCTCGCCTTTCGGAGGTTTGCCGTTCGACGGTCCCCCTTTCGGCGACGCCCCCGAGGACCCGCTGTCTCCCTTCGAGGCTCCCTCGCCCTTCGCACCGCCGGTGCGCGAGGGCATCGGCTCCGGCTTCATCATCGACGCCAGGGGACTGGTGCTCACCAACCACCACCTCGTGGAAGGCGCGGAGGCGATCCAGGTACAGCTCGCCGACGGGCGCGACCTGGAGGCGCGCGTGCTGGGCTCGGACCCGCTCACCGACGTGGCGGTGCTCCAGCTCGAACGCCTGGACGGCGGCAAGCCCTTGCCGGTGGTGCGGCTGGGAGACTCGGATGCGCTGCGTGTGGGGGACTGGGTGCTGGCCATTGGCAATCCCTTCGGCCTGACGTCCAGCACCAGCCTGGGCATCCTCGCAGCGAAGGAGCGCGACATCGCGGCGGGCCCCTTCGACGACTTCCTCCAGACGGACGCCGCCATCAACCCGGGCAACTCCGGCGGGCCGCTGTTCAACCTGAATGGCGAGGTGGTGGGCATCAACACCGCCATCGCTGGCCAGGGCTCGGGCATTGGCTTCGCGGTGCCCAGCAACCTCGTCAAATCGCTGCTGCCCCAGTTGGAGAAGAAGGGCACCGTCACCCGGGGTTGGCTGGGGCTGATGGTGCAGGACATGACGCCCGATTTGGGCGAAGCGCTGGGCGCGCCGGTGCAGGAGGGCGCGGTCGTCACCGACGTCACGGCGGAGACAGCGGCGGCCCGAGCCGGGCTGCGGCCGGACGACATCATCGTCGCCGCGGATGGGCAGCCCATTGACTCGGCGGGCGCGCTCACGCGACTGGTGGCGCTGAAACCACCGGGCGCGGAGCTCACGCTCGCCCTCTACCGGGACGCGAAGAAGCGCGACGTGAAGGCGACGCTGGGCACGCGGCCCGACCTGGAAGGCGTCGCCGAGAAGGAGCCGGCCGTCGGGGGCTCGCAGCGCCCCGCCGAGCATCGCGTGGGGCTGAGCCTGATGGACATGGACCCGGCGCTGGCGGAGTCCCAGGAGCTGCCGCCCTCCGGCGCCTTGGTGACGGAGGTGGCCCCCGCCTCCATGGCCGAACACGCCGGCATGCTGCCGGGCATGGTGGTGGTGGAAGCCGCGAACAAGCCCGTGCGCGGCGCGAAGGACGTGGTGACGGCGCTGCGGAAGACAAAGCCCGGCAAGTCCGTGCTGCTCCGCGTGGCCCTGCCGGGTGGCGCGCTGGAGCTGCGCGCGCTCACGGTGCCGGAGGAGTAG
- the modA gene encoding molybdate ABC transporter substrate-binding protein: protein MRHLFLLCAVSTLLSGVSARADTVLVFAAVSTSDALQELAPAFTQTTGHSVEFSLGASSDLARQAVAGAPADVFLSADTAQMDAVEKAGLVAPSTRVDLLSNRLVVVVPVDAKSAPSSPAGLRGLKRLSLADPEAVPAGVYAKAWLVKAGLWKALAPNIVPALNVRAALAAVETGRVDAGVVYSTDAAHSKRVRVAFQVPEQDVPRIVYPAAALTKGAAPEAGRAFVRFLQSDAARKVFARHGFGVPSARAP from the coding sequence ATGCGTCATCTGTTCCTGCTTTGTGCCGTCTCCACGCTGTTGTCGGGGGTGTCTGCCCGGGCCGACACGGTGCTGGTGTTCGCGGCGGTGAGCACCTCGGACGCGCTCCAGGAGCTGGCGCCGGCCTTCACCCAGACCACGGGCCACTCGGTGGAGTTCTCCCTGGGGGCCTCGAGTGACCTCGCACGTCAGGCCGTGGCCGGAGCGCCCGCGGACGTCTTCCTCTCCGCCGACACGGCGCAGATGGACGCGGTGGAGAAGGCGGGCCTGGTCGCGCCCTCGACGCGCGTGGACCTGCTGTCCAACCGGCTGGTGGTGGTGGTGCCGGTGGACGCGAAGTCGGCGCCGTCCTCACCCGCTGGGTTGCGTGGGTTGAAGCGGCTGTCGCTGGCGGACCCGGAGGCGGTGCCCGCGGGCGTGTATGCGAAGGCGTGGCTGGTGAAGGCGGGGCTCTGGAAGGCGCTGGCGCCGAATATCGTGCCGGCGCTCAATGTGCGCGCCGCGCTGGCGGCGGTGGAGACGGGGCGCGTGGACGCGGGCGTCGTGTATTCCACGGATGCGGCGCATTCGAAGCGCGTGCGCGTCGCCTTCCAGGTGCCAGAGCAGGACGTGCCGCGCATCGTGTATCCGGCGGCGGCGCTGACGAAGGGCGCCGCGCCGGAGGCCGGGCGGGCGTTCGTGCGCTTCCTTCAGTCGGACGCGGCTCGGAAGGTCTTCGCACGCCACGGCTTCGGCGTTCCCAGCGCGCGGGCTCCCTGA
- a CDS encoding MarR family winged helix-turn-helix transcriptional regulator has protein sequence MGYSVPRKFHKEDEDVSEDLEKLQNLLLALGRRSSLRDPIASMCEQLQFTPPQVHAILWLGQDGPLTMGELARRLGVTEKTVTGVVDRLERQGHLLRERSATDRRVVHCRLTEDGQSTWERLNRVVVHGMHQFLGILDVGDRKALFRILEKLVKRMSAPPTPATPAPRERTG, from the coding sequence ATGGGATACTCCGTGCCACGGAAATTCCACAAAGAGGATGAAGACGTTTCCGAGGACCTGGAGAAGCTCCAGAACCTGCTCCTCGCACTGGGCCGGCGCAGTTCGCTCCGTGACCCCATCGCCAGCATGTGCGAGCAGCTCCAGTTCACGCCACCTCAGGTTCACGCCATCCTCTGGCTGGGTCAGGACGGCCCGCTCACCATGGGCGAGCTGGCGCGCCGGCTGGGCGTCACGGAGAAGACCGTCACGGGTGTGGTGGACCGGCTGGAGCGCCAGGGGCACCTGCTGCGCGAGCGCAGCGCCACCGACCGCCGCGTCGTGCACTGCCGCCTGACGGAGGACGGCCAGTCGACCTGGGAGAGGCTCAACCGCGTGGTCGTCCATGGCATGCACCAGTTCCTGGGCATCCTCGACGTGGGAGACCGCAAGGCCCTCTTCCGCATCCTGGAGAAGCTGGTGAAGCGCATGAGCGCCCCGCCCACGCCGGCCACGCCCGCGCCGCGTGAGCGCACGGGCTGA